In Kitasatospora gansuensis, a genomic segment contains:
- a CDS encoding geranylgeranyl reductase family protein has product MTDSGSSLGQDRIDPPAAPGPDADEVSDGPDPLAGVWDVVVVGAGPAGASAAYGAARQGRRVLLLDKAEHPRYKTCGGGIIGPSRDSLPEDFKLPLQDRVYAVTFALGGRFTRTRRSKRMLFGLVNRDEFDLRLVQSAEQVGAVLVTGVTVAGVEQPAGAGRTVTVTTSDGRRIEARAVVGADGSASRIGRHVGVTFDQIDLGLEAEIPVPESVLRYWQGRIHLDWGPLPGSYGWVFPKTESGSLTVGVISARGDGEATKGYLADYIRQLGLSGFTPSIESGHLTRCRAEDSPLSRGRVLVAGDAAGLLEPWTREGISYALRSGRLAGEWAVKIAEADGSADVRRQALNYAFAIKAGLGVEMRAGKVMLGAFERRPHLFHAAVCLVGPAWRAFARTTQGHTTFAQIMRDYRAARRLASIASR; this is encoded by the coding sequence GTGACTGACTCCGGTAGCTCCCTCGGCCAGGACCGTATCGACCCGCCCGCCGCGCCCGGGCCGGACGCTGACGAAGTGTCGGACGGGCCAGACCCGTTGGCGGGTGTCTGGGACGTCGTGGTGGTCGGCGCCGGTCCGGCCGGGGCCTCCGCCGCGTACGGCGCGGCCCGGCAGGGGCGTCGGGTGCTGCTGCTCGACAAGGCCGAGCACCCCCGCTACAAGACCTGCGGCGGCGGCATCATCGGCCCGTCCCGGGACAGCCTGCCGGAGGACTTCAAGCTCCCGCTACAGGACCGGGTGTACGCCGTCACCTTCGCGCTCGGCGGCCGCTTCACCCGCACCCGGCGCTCCAAGCGGATGCTGTTCGGGTTGGTGAACCGGGACGAGTTCGACCTGCGCCTGGTGCAGTCGGCCGAGCAGGTCGGCGCGGTGCTGGTCACCGGCGTCACGGTGGCCGGGGTCGAGCAGCCGGCCGGCGCCGGCCGCACCGTCACCGTGACCACCTCGGACGGCCGCCGGATCGAGGCCCGCGCGGTGGTCGGCGCGGACGGCAGCGCCAGCCGGATCGGACGGCACGTCGGGGTGACCTTCGATCAGATCGACCTCGGGCTGGAGGCCGAGATCCCGGTCCCCGAGTCGGTGCTGCGCTACTGGCAGGGCCGGATCCACCTGGACTGGGGCCCGCTGCCCGGCTCCTACGGCTGGGTCTTCCCGAAGACCGAGTCCGGTTCGCTCACCGTCGGGGTGATCTCCGCGCGCGGAGACGGCGAGGCCACCAAGGGCTACCTCGCGGACTACATCCGGCAGTTGGGCCTGTCCGGCTTCACCCCGAGCATCGAGTCGGGCCACCTGACCCGGTGCCGGGCCGAGGACTCCCCGCTCTCCCGGGGCCGGGTGCTGGTCGCGGGCGACGCGGCCGGGCTGCTGGAGCCGTGGACCAGGGAGGGCATCTCGTACGCGCTGCGCTCCGGCCGGCTGGCGGGCGAGTGGGCGGTGAAGATCGCCGAGGCGGACGGTTCGGCGGACGTCCGGCGGCAGGCGCTGAACTACGCTTTCGCGATCAAGGCGGGCCTGGGCGTCGAGATGCGCGCGGGCAAGGTCATGCTGGGCGCCTTCGAGCGCCGGCCGCACCTGTTCCACGCCGCCGTCTGCCTGGTCGGACCGGCCTGGCGGGCGTTCGCCCGCACCACCCAGGGGCACACCACCTTCGCCCAGATCATGCGCGACTACCGTGCGGCCCGCCGGCTGGCCTCGATCGCGTCCCGCTGA
- a CDS encoding acyl-CoA synthetase produces the protein MGLLTALEGGHGDAADALRIDGRPLSWEQLLGAATAVADRVAGAPALAVLAGPTAETVVATVGGLLAGVPVVPLPPDSGPKERAHILRDSGATLLALPVGASAPDGIEPLPVELTARSSSTYAEPGVEGTAFVLYTSGTTGAPKGAVIRRGAVAADLDALAAAWQWTAEDTLVHGLPLFHVHGLVLGVLGALRTGSRLVHTGRPTPGAYAKAGGSLYFGVPTVWSRIAADEPSARALATARLLVSGSAPLPTPVFDRIAALTGQAPIERYGMTESLITVSTRADGERRPGSVGLPLDGVRTRLVAEDGGPVPPDGETVGELQVAGPTLFSGYLNRPDADAESWTADGWFRTGDVATIGPDGFHRIVGRASVDLIKSGGYRIGAGEVEAALRDHPAVADAAVIGAPDQDLGQAVVAFVIADGAVTGDQLSAFVAERLSVHKRPRRVVLVDELPRNAMGKVLKKQLLELS, from the coding sequence ATGGGACTGCTGACGGCACTTGAGGGCGGCCACGGCGACGCCGCCGACGCGCTGCGGATCGACGGACGGCCGCTCTCCTGGGAGCAACTGCTGGGCGCGGCAACGGCGGTGGCCGACCGGGTGGCGGGGGCACCGGCCCTCGCGGTGCTGGCCGGGCCGACCGCCGAGACCGTGGTGGCCACCGTCGGCGGGCTGCTGGCGGGCGTCCCCGTGGTGCCGCTGCCACCGGACTCCGGGCCCAAGGAGCGCGCGCACATCCTGCGCGACTCGGGCGCCACCCTGTTGGCGCTGCCGGTCGGGGCGTCGGCGCCGGACGGGATCGAGCCGCTGCCGGTGGAGCTGACGGCCCGTTCGAGCAGCACGTACGCCGAGCCGGGGGTGGAGGGCACGGCCTTCGTGCTCTACACCTCCGGCACCACCGGGGCGCCGAAGGGCGCGGTGATCCGGCGCGGTGCGGTCGCCGCCGACCTGGACGCGCTGGCCGCCGCCTGGCAGTGGACCGCCGAGGACACCCTGGTGCACGGGCTGCCGCTGTTCCACGTGCACGGGCTGGTGCTGGGGGTGCTGGGCGCGCTGCGCACCGGCAGTCGGCTGGTGCACACCGGCCGGCCCACGCCGGGGGCGTACGCGAAGGCGGGCGGCAGCCTGTACTTCGGGGTGCCGACCGTCTGGTCCCGGATCGCCGCCGACGAACCGTCGGCACGGGCGCTGGCCACCGCCCGCCTGCTGGTCTCCGGCAGTGCCCCGCTGCCGACGCCGGTCTTCGACCGGATCGCCGCGCTCACCGGGCAGGCGCCGATCGAGCGGTACGGCATGACCGAGTCGCTGATCACCGTCTCCACCCGCGCGGACGGCGAGCGCCGCCCCGGCAGCGTCGGGCTGCCGCTGGACGGTGTCCGGACCCGGCTGGTGGCCGAGGACGGCGGCCCGGTGCCACCGGACGGCGAGACGGTCGGCGAACTCCAGGTCGCCGGGCCGACGTTGTTCAGCGGCTACCTCAACCGGCCGGACGCCGACGCCGAGTCGTGGACCGCCGACGGCTGGTTCCGCACCGGGGACGTGGCCACCATCGGCCCGGACGGCTTCCACCGGATCGTCGGCCGGGCCTCGGTGGACCTGATCAAGAGCGGCGGCTACCGGATCGGCGCGGGCGAGGTGGAGGCCGCGCTGCGGGACCACCCGGCGGTGGCCGACGCGGCGGTGATCGGCGCGCCGGACCAGGACCTGGGCCAGGCCGTGGTGGCGTTCGTGATCGCCGACGGGGCGGTGACGGGGGATCAGCTGTCCGCCTTCGTGGCCGAGCGGCTCTCGGTGCACAAGCGGCCCCGCCGGGTGGTGCTGGTGGACGAGCTGCCCAGGAACGCGATGGGCAAGGTGCTCAAGAAGCAGCTGCTGGAGCTGAGCTGA
- a CDS encoding GNAT family N-acetyltransferase: MDDLRFEPVRGDVGLRDWQYVHNLIIPTDPLSLDEIRERAGRNRLEVAYLGDSLVGCSTVRPPADGTATVIARVLPAYRRQGIGARLFAHTLAYARSLGAGVIETVVLESNGDGLRFAEAQGFVEKERYLLPGDTVPYVDLRLP, encoded by the coding sequence ATGGACGACCTTCGCTTCGAGCCGGTGCGTGGTGATGTCGGTCTCCGGGACTGGCAGTACGTGCACAATCTGATCATTCCGACCGACCCGCTGTCGCTCGACGAGATCCGCGAGCGGGCCGGGCGCAACCGGCTCGAGGTCGCGTACCTCGGGGACAGCCTGGTCGGCTGCTCGACCGTGCGGCCGCCCGCAGACGGGACCGCCACCGTGATCGCCCGGGTGCTGCCGGCGTACCGGCGGCAGGGGATCGGCGCGCGGCTGTTCGCGCACACCCTGGCGTACGCGCGGTCGCTCGGTGCGGGGGTGATCGAGACGGTGGTGCTGGAGTCCAACGGGGACGGGTTGCGGTTCGCCGAGGCGCAGGGGTTCGTCGAGAAGGAGCGGTATCTGCTGCCCGGGGACACGGTGCCGTACGTCGATCTCCGGCTGCCCTGA
- a CDS encoding MFS transporter yields MSRPSRGSASYRAVLTLPHAPKLFTAAMLARLSYGVIGLPLLLALYEGTGSYAVAGTVAGLFGLVTALLGPARARLVERRPGALTWLSVSYTLLLAALATACAVHVPSPLLAALAVLTGAFPPPVGPLMRTLWGRLAADEAQRQSALSLDTAAESTVFALGPLLGGFLVAALGAPAAVGACTLLVLVGFGLLASALRGASMSVRPAAKRSGSPLRAKGFGPLLLPVLGTAAAFTVFEIAIVAARGTVTAGVLTTLFAVGGVLGGLVYGGYRWRGALRHRPVLLVAAAACCYAVPALDVLPATAAAALFAGACADVLLITAYQLVEELVPEGSRTEAGAWVNTAYNLGSAFGAAAGGVLVDRAGPTTAFGGTAGALACCAVVGAVLALGTVRRRTAPAAA; encoded by the coding sequence ATGTCACGCCCCTCCCGGGGCAGCGCTTCCTATCGCGCTGTCCTCACGCTTCCGCACGCCCCGAAGCTCTTCACCGCCGCGATGCTCGCCCGGCTCAGCTACGGCGTCATCGGCCTGCCGCTGCTGCTCGCGCTGTACGAGGGCACCGGCTCGTACGCCGTGGCGGGCACCGTCGCCGGTCTGTTCGGACTGGTCACCGCCCTGCTCGGGCCCGCCCGGGCCCGGCTGGTGGAGCGCCGGCCAGGCGCGCTGACCTGGCTGTCCGTCAGTTACACCCTCCTGCTCGCTGCGCTGGCCACGGCCTGCGCCGTCCACGTGCCCAGCCCGCTGCTCGCCGCCCTCGCGGTGCTGACCGGCGCCTTCCCGCCGCCCGTCGGCCCGTTGATGCGCACGCTCTGGGGCAGGCTGGCGGCCGACGAGGCGCAGCGGCAGTCCGCGCTGAGCCTGGACACGGCGGCGGAGTCCACCGTCTTCGCGCTCGGCCCGCTGCTCGGCGGCTTCCTGGTCGCGGCGCTCGGGGCCCCCGCCGCCGTCGGGGCCTGCACGCTGCTGGTGCTGGTCGGTTTCGGCCTGCTGGCGTCGGCCCTGCGGGGTGCCTCGATGAGCGTGCGCCCCGCGGCGAAGCGCTCCGGAAGTCCCTTGCGGGCGAAGGGATTCGGGCCGCTGCTGCTGCCCGTGCTCGGGACGGCCGCGGCGTTCACCGTGTTCGAGATCGCGATCGTGGCGGCCCGGGGCACCGTGACGGCGGGCGTGCTGACCACGCTGTTCGCGGTCGGCGGCGTCCTCGGCGGGCTGGTCTACGGCGGGTACCGGTGGCGCGGTGCGCTGCGGCACCGGCCGGTGCTGCTCGTCGCGGCGGCCGCCTGCTGCTACGCCGTACCCGCCCTCGACGTGCTGCCCGCCACGGCGGCGGCGGCGCTGTTCGCGGGTGCCTGCGCGGACGTGCTGCTGATCACCGCCTACCAACTCGTCGAGGAGCTCGTCCCCGAGGGGTCCAGGACCGAGGCGGGCGCGTGGGTGAACACCGCCTACAACCTGGGGTCCGCGTTCGGCGCGGCGGCCGGGGGTGTGCTGGTCGACCGGGCCGGGCCGACCACGGCGTTCGGCGGGACGGCCGGGGCGCTCGCGTGCTGCGCGGTGGTCGGGGCGGTGCTGGCGCTGGGCACGGTCCGGCGCCGTACGGCCCCGGCGGCTGCCTGA
- a CDS encoding NUDIX hydrolase, protein MIVWVNGTFGAGKTSACRELVELLPGSVLYDPELVGYGLRHILPADRMATVSDFQDLASWRRLVPEVAAALLAEVPGPLVVPMTLLREDYRDEIFGGLAARGLAVHHFVLDPAETILQERIENRDDCPGDPPASARVRAWCREHLPQYRLARRWLSRDAQLVDTEGLTPRQTAEHLAALVKDGVAVCPIVQSADTTGDTVAAAVLLFDDQDRVLLVDPVYKPGWEFPGGVVERGEAPTDAALRETTEELGLRLEPTALRLLAVDWEPRTGPRRGGLRLMYDGGHLDAHARSALRLPAEELRGWRFVTLDEAATLLPPTRLRRLAAALDARVSGELRYLEAGLRAAVGAPTPR, encoded by the coding sequence GTGATCGTCTGGGTCAACGGCACGTTCGGAGCGGGCAAGACGAGTGCCTGCCGGGAGTTGGTCGAGCTGCTGCCGGGCAGCGTGCTCTACGACCCCGAGTTGGTCGGCTACGGCCTGCGGCACATCCTGCCCGCGGACCGGATGGCCACCGTCTCCGACTTCCAGGACCTGGCCTCCTGGCGGCGGCTGGTGCCCGAGGTGGCGGCCGCCCTGCTGGCCGAGGTGCCGGGGCCGCTGGTGGTGCCGATGACCCTGCTCCGGGAGGACTACCGGGACGAGATCTTCGGCGGGCTGGCGGCCCGGGGGCTGGCGGTGCACCACTTCGTCCTGGACCCTGCGGAAACGATCCTGCAGGAGCGGATCGAGAACCGGGACGACTGCCCCGGCGACCCGCCGGCCAGCGCCCGGGTCCGCGCCTGGTGCCGGGAGCACCTGCCCCAGTACCGGCTGGCCCGCCGCTGGCTCAGCAGAGACGCCCAACTGGTCGACACCGAGGGCCTGACCCCGCGTCAGACCGCCGAACACCTCGCCGCCCTGGTCAAGGACGGCGTCGCGGTCTGCCCGATCGTGCAGAGCGCCGACACCACCGGCGACACCGTGGCCGCCGCCGTCCTGCTCTTCGACGACCAGGACCGGGTGCTGCTGGTGGACCCCGTCTACAAGCCCGGCTGGGAGTTCCCCGGCGGCGTGGTCGAACGCGGCGAGGCACCCACCGACGCGGCCCTCCGGGAGACCACCGAGGAACTCGGCCTCCGGCTGGAGCCCACCGCCCTGCGCCTGCTCGCGGTGGACTGGGAGCCGCGCACCGGCCCGCGCCGGGGCGGTTTGCGTCTGATGTACGACGGCGGACACCTGGACGCACACGCCCGGAGCGCGCTCCGGCTCCCGGCCGAGGAACTGCGCGGCTGGCGCTTCGTCACCCTGGACGAGGCCGCCACCCTGCTCCCGCCGACCCGCCTGCGCCGGCTGGCCGCCGCCCTGGACGCCCGGGTCAGCGGTGAGCTGCGCTACCTGGAGGCGGGGCTCCGGGCAGCGGTTGGCGCTCCCACGCCGAGGTAG
- a CDS encoding DUF4184 family protein, with amino-acid sequence MPFTLSHPAAVLPLLDGTRARGPLIAAGLVAGSMAPDVPFFADSLLRGCYGFGAVTHRWWAVPTVDVLIAGGLTWWWYGLVRPGQYDRGGYGWFAVSAAIGAATHVGWDSFTHEGRAGVRAFPFLNTELAGLPLYTALQYGSSALGLALLARHRPAAPALPRTAVAGLALATAAGVLHRLARRERGLIAELCFGAGAGLAAGLTVHALGVRAARRARGQEGEPAFSAA; translated from the coding sequence GTGCCCTTCACGCTCAGCCACCCGGCCGCCGTGCTCCCGCTGTTGGACGGCACCCGGGCGCGCGGCCCGCTGATCGCGGCCGGGCTGGTGGCCGGGTCGATGGCACCGGACGTACCGTTCTTCGCCGACTCGCTGCTGCGCGGCTGCTACGGCTTCGGCGCCGTCACCCACCGCTGGTGGGCCGTCCCGACGGTGGACGTGCTGATCGCGGGCGGGCTGACCTGGTGGTGGTACGGGCTGGTCCGCCCAGGGCAGTACGACCGCGGGGGATACGGCTGGTTCGCCGTCTCCGCCGCGATCGGCGCTGCCACCCACGTCGGCTGGGACTCCTTCACCCACGAAGGCCGGGCCGGGGTCCGCGCCTTCCCCTTCCTGAACACCGAGTTGGCGGGGCTCCCGCTCTACACCGCGCTCCAGTACGGCAGTTCGGCGCTCGGCCTGGCCCTGCTCGCCCGCCACCGACCGGCCGCGCCCGCGCTGCCCCGGACCGCCGTCGCGGGTCTGGCGCTGGCCACGGCCGCGGGGGTGCTGCACCGGCTGGCCCGCCGGGAGCGCGGCCTGATCGCCGAGCTCTGCTTCGGCGCGGGCGCGGGCCTGGCCGCCGGGCTCACCGTGCACGCGCTCGGCGTGCGGGCGGCCCGGCGGGCCAGGGGTCAGGAGGGCGAACCGGCCTTCAGCGCCGCGTAG
- a CDS encoding thioredoxin family protein: MTGLLVCAVVLVLASGFGLLRARRDGRLRVRAKDGAVVLTTGDLGAELGERATLVQFSSAFCQPCRATRRVLAEVVGLVPGVAHVEVDAEEQLDLVRRLDILRTPTVLVLDAGGREVRRASGQPRRADVIAALGEAI, translated from the coding sequence ATGACCGGGTTGCTGGTGTGTGCCGTGGTGCTCGTGCTGGCGAGCGGGTTCGGCCTGCTCCGGGCCCGGCGGGACGGGAGGCTGCGGGTGCGGGCGAAGGACGGGGCGGTGGTGCTGACCACCGGGGACCTCGGGGCGGAGTTGGGGGAGCGGGCCACGCTGGTGCAGTTCTCCAGCGCGTTCTGCCAGCCGTGCCGGGCGACCCGGCGGGTGCTGGCCGAGGTGGTGGGTCTGGTGCCGGGGGTGGCGCACGTCGAGGTGGACGCCGAGGAGCAGCTCGATCTGGTCCGCCGGCTGGACATCCTCCGGACGCCGACCGTGCTGGTGCTGGACGCGGGCGGCCGGGAGGTCCGCCGGGCCTCGGGTCAGCCGCGCCGGGCGGATGTGATCGCCGCGCTGGGCGAGGCGATCTGA
- a CDS encoding dipeptidase — protein MTQQSLAAAVRSLMPRAKAELAELVSFQSVADPRQFPVEECEKAARWVADAFAAEGLTGIRLLDTPDGTQSVYAELPGPAGAPTVLLYSHYDVQPPLDEAGWHSPAFELTERDGRWYGRGAADCKGNILMHLTALRALRQVDGGFPVGLKVIVEGSEEQGTGGLEQYAHAHPELLTADVVVIGDTGNFAPGLPTVTATLRGITEAAVTVTTLAGNLHSGAFGGAAPDALQSLIKVLASLHDEHGDVAVDGLRSDQVWPGVAYPEEQFRADAKVLEGTALTGTGTVADRLWARPAVTVLGIDAPPVIGATSSVHSTARARVSLRIPPGMELGTAQEALEAHLLAAVPLGAHAEVERLGGGSPFSADTTGPAYEAMGAAMQDAFGTPMVASGEGGSIPLCNTLHTLYPTAEIILIGVEDPTTQIHAVNESVDPSELERMALTEALFLRNYAALKAGSPS, from the coding sequence ATGACTCAGCAGTCCCTGGCCGCGGCCGTCCGATCCCTGATGCCGCGGGCCAAGGCCGAGCTCGCCGAACTGGTCTCCTTCCAGTCCGTCGCCGACCCCCGGCAGTTCCCGGTCGAGGAGTGCGAGAAGGCGGCCCGCTGGGTCGCCGACGCCTTCGCCGCCGAGGGCCTGACGGGGATTCGGCTGCTGGACACCCCGGACGGCACGCAGTCGGTCTACGCCGAACTGCCGGGCCCGGCGGGCGCGCCGACGGTGCTGCTGTACTCGCACTACGACGTGCAGCCGCCGCTGGACGAAGCCGGCTGGCACTCCCCCGCCTTCGAGCTGACCGAGCGGGACGGCCGCTGGTACGGGCGCGGCGCGGCCGACTGCAAGGGCAACATCCTGATGCACCTGACGGCCCTCCGAGCGCTGCGCCAGGTGGACGGCGGCTTCCCGGTCGGGCTCAAGGTGATCGTGGAGGGTTCGGAGGAGCAGGGCACCGGCGGCCTGGAGCAGTACGCCCACGCCCACCCCGAACTGCTCACCGCCGACGTCGTGGTGATCGGCGACACCGGCAACTTCGCCCCCGGCCTGCCGACCGTCACCGCCACCCTGCGCGGCATCACCGAGGCCGCGGTCACCGTCACCACCCTGGCGGGCAACCTGCACTCCGGGGCCTTCGGCGGCGCCGCCCCCGACGCCCTGCAGTCGCTGATCAAGGTGCTCGCCTCGCTGCACGACGAGCACGGCGACGTCGCCGTGGACGGCCTGCGGTCCGACCAGGTCTGGCCCGGAGTCGCGTACCCGGAGGAGCAGTTCAGGGCCGACGCCAAGGTGCTCGAGGGCACCGCCCTGACCGGCACCGGTACGGTCGCCGACCGGCTCTGGGCCCGCCCGGCCGTCACCGTCCTCGGCATCGACGCCCCGCCCGTGATCGGCGCCACCTCCTCCGTCCACTCCACCGCCCGGGCCCGGGTCAGCCTGCGCATCCCGCCGGGCATGGAGCTGGGGACCGCCCAGGAGGCCCTGGAGGCCCACCTGCTGGCCGCCGTCCCGCTCGGCGCCCACGCCGAGGTCGAACGCCTCGGCGGCGGCAGCCCGTTCAGCGCCGACACCACAGGCCCGGCCTACGAGGCGATGGGCGCCGCCATGCAGGACGCCTTCGGCACCCCGATGGTCGCCTCCGGCGAGGGCGGCTCGATCCCGCTCTGCAACACCCTGCACACCCTCTACCCCACCGCCGAGATCATCCTGATCGGCGTCGAGGACCCCACCACCCAGATCCACGCCGTCAACGAGAGCGTCGACCCCTCGGAGCTCGAGCGGATGGCCCTGACCGAGGCCCTCTTCCTCCGCAACTACGCGGCGCTGAAGGCCGGTTCGCCCTCCTGA
- a CDS encoding electron transfer flavoprotein subunit alpha/FixB family protein, whose amino-acid sequence MAEILVLVDHADGVVRKPALELLTLARRIGEPSAVVLGAGAAATDIAAKAAEYGAAKVYTADGAEFTDQLVVPKVDALTQIATAANAGAVLVTSSGEGKEIAARVALRLGSGIITDAVDLEAGTDGSPVATQSVFAASFQVKSKVSHGTPVITVKPNSTTPEAAPAAGTVETASVEFTGNAATVTARTPRVSSGRPELTEAAIVVSGGRGVGAAEGFAVVEDLADALGAAVGASRAAVDAGWYPHTNQVGQTGKQVSPQLYVAAGISGAIQHRAGMQTSKTIVAINKDPEAPIFELVDYGVVGDLFTVLPQLTTEVKTRKG is encoded by the coding sequence ATGGCTGAGATCCTGGTTCTCGTGGACCACGCCGACGGTGTGGTCCGCAAGCCGGCCCTCGAACTGCTCACCCTGGCCCGCCGCATCGGCGAGCCCTCGGCGGTCGTCCTGGGCGCCGGTGCCGCCGCCACCGACATCGCCGCCAAGGCCGCCGAATACGGCGCCGCCAAGGTGTACACCGCCGACGGCGCCGAGTTCACCGACCAGCTCGTCGTCCCCAAGGTCGACGCGCTGACCCAGATCGCCACCGCGGCCAACGCCGGCGCGGTGCTCGTCACCTCCTCCGGCGAGGGCAAGGAGATCGCCGCCCGCGTCGCCCTGCGCCTGGGCTCCGGCATCATCACCGACGCCGTCGACCTCGAAGCCGGCACCGACGGCAGCCCCGTCGCCACCCAGTCGGTGTTCGCCGCCTCCTTCCAGGTCAAGTCCAAGGTCTCGCACGGCACCCCGGTCATCACCGTCAAGCCCAACTCCACCACCCCGGAGGCCGCCCCGGCCGCCGGCACCGTCGAGACCGCGAGCGTGGAGTTCACCGGCAACGCCGCCACCGTCACCGCCCGCACCCCCCGCGTCTCCTCGGGGCGCCCCGAGCTCACCGAAGCCGCCATCGTCGTCTCGGGTGGCCGCGGCGTCGGCGCAGCCGAAGGCTTCGCCGTCGTCGAGGACCTCGCGGACGCGCTCGGCGCGGCCGTCGGCGCCTCCCGCGCCGCCGTCGACGCCGGCTGGTACCCGCACACCAACCAGGTCGGCCAGACCGGCAAGCAGGTCTCCCCCCAGCTGTACGTCGCGGCCGGCATCTCCGGCGCCATCCAGCACCGCGCCGGCATGCAGACCTCCAAGACCATCGTCGCCATCAACAAGGACCCCGAAGCCCCCATCTTCGAACTCGTCGACTACGGCGTCGTCGGAGACCTCTTCACCGTCCTCCCCCAGCTCACCACCGAGGTCAAGACCCGCAAGGGCTGA
- a CDS encoding electron transfer flavoprotein subunit beta/FixA family protein: protein MSLRIVVCVKYVPDATGDRRFADDTTTDRDAVDGLLSELDEYGVEQALRIAETHGDAEVTVLTVGPDDAKDALRKALSMGADKAVHVNDDDIHGTDVIGTSAIIAKALETTGYDLVVCGMASTDGTMGVLPALLAERLGVPQATLLSEVTLDGTTVTGRRDGDAATEQISAPLPAVISVTDQSGEARYPSFKGIMAAKKKPVTSLDLDDLGIDADTVGLTGAWTAVETITARPARTAGTIVKDEGEGGKALAAYLVEQKFI from the coding sequence GTGAGCTTGAGGATCGTTGTCTGTGTGAAGTACGTGCCCGACGCGACCGGTGACCGTCGCTTCGCGGACGACACCACCACCGACCGGGACGCCGTGGACGGCCTCCTGTCGGAGCTGGACGAGTACGGCGTGGAGCAGGCCCTGCGCATCGCCGAAACCCACGGCGACGCCGAGGTCACCGTCCTGACGGTGGGCCCCGACGACGCCAAGGACGCCCTGCGCAAGGCCCTGTCCATGGGCGCCGACAAGGCCGTCCACGTCAACGACGACGACATCCACGGCACCGACGTGATCGGCACCTCCGCCATCATCGCCAAGGCCCTGGAGACCACCGGCTACGACCTCGTCGTGTGCGGCATGGCCTCCACCGACGGCACCATGGGCGTCCTGCCCGCCCTGCTCGCCGAACGCCTCGGCGTCCCCCAGGCCACCCTGCTCTCCGAGGTCACCCTCGACGGGACCACGGTGACCGGCCGCCGCGACGGCGACGCCGCCACCGAGCAGATCTCCGCCCCGCTGCCCGCCGTCATCTCCGTCACCGACCAGTCCGGCGAAGCCCGCTACCCCTCCTTCAAGGGCATCATGGCCGCCAAGAAGAAGCCGGTCACCTCCCTCGACCTCGACGACCTCGGCATCGACGCCGACACCGTCGGCCTCACCGGTGCCTGGACCGCCGTCGAGACGATCACCGCCCGCCCCGCCCGCACCGCCGGCACCATCGTCAAGGACGAGGGCGAGGGCGGCAAGGCCCTGGCCGCCTACCTCGTCGAGCAGAAGTTCATCTAA